The following is a genomic window from Oncorhynchus masou masou isolate Uvic2021 chromosome 6, UVic_Omas_1.1, whole genome shotgun sequence.
CTCTGGATCCAAACCGTCTTTGATTATGTGGTACACCTCTCCTTTGTAGTCTAAGGCTGAGTGTACCTGCTGGAGTTCGCCCCGCACCTTGCACTCAGGAGGGAGGTGTTCTGGGGAGAGCCACTCCTTGAAGGCTAGCCTCATCTCAGCAGGGATATGGTTCCCCTCCAGCAGGTCCTGGCACACTGACGTGTCCCCGTTGAGATACTGCAGGAAGTAGAATGCCACCCGGCCACGGAACAATATGGGCACAGCATGATTCTGCTGGTATGAGGGCAGGTTGAAATCTGCCATCTGCAGAGCTGGGTAAATGAGGACCTGGGCACAGGGAGACAGCAGATGTCCATCTTTTCTCTTGGCCAGACGTTGGCATAGTGCAGCTGCCAGGTTTCCCCCAGCACTATCACCCCCGACTGCCACTCTGCCTGGGTCCACCCCAAACTCTGCCTCTGCCACAGACAGGAAGTGGCATGTTGCAGCGTCACAGTCATCCAGCTGAGTGGGGTACCGATGTTCAGGGGCAAGCCGATATCTAAACGGTATGAGGGTAGAGAAAGGAGCAACATGTCAAGTCTTTGACAGCTTCACAGCCCCTTTCACTGCATTAATCTGCTTTGGAATCACATTTTGAGGCAGTGAGTCAGAAAGTAAAAGTTACCCAACAGAAATCACAGTGGTTTCAGCCTCCTTGGCAATGTGCCTGCAGACGTCATCTGCAGTGTCTAATCACGAGAAACAGAAAATTTGTTTTAGGCTTAGTAAACAGAGGATGAACATTTTGCAAGACAAGCAATACTCCCAATCGGTAAGCCACGCCAGcctgtcaggaaaacaacctgtAGTTACCTGGAATACTCCATTTGCTCACAGCAAAAACTTTACCTTTTTCaaacacaattttcttgttttaatCAATTGTAAAACTACAGTTAAGAAAAGTACATGTCTAAAGATTACTTTTCAATATTGTCTGCTCCCAAGCTCTCACTACTTcgcagaaaaaaaataaaaaaaagtaatgATGGTGCTAGCAGCCACGTGAGTGAGTGCTTGCCACCAACCAGAAAATTAAGCTagccaagaccaacaacacaaataaacggactatacagctacaagtagtgaaTAGAGTTACAAACAGACTAGACCAAACAAGTTAAATGTCTTACATGTGATTAAATGTTTGACACATACTGAgctacagtgcattaggaaagtattcagaccctttgactcgTTCCACATTTTCATACGTTACAGCCTAAATAGTTCCCCCCCCCccgcatcaatctacacacaatacaccagaacaACAAAGCACAAacgttttattatttattttagcaaatattttaaaataaagaaagatgatattacatttacataagtattcagaccctttactaaatactttgttgaagcacctttggtagtgtTTACAGCCACGAGTCTCCTCGGCTAtgacgctaaaagcttggcacacctgtatatggggagtttctcctattcttctctgcagagcctctcaaCCTCTCAAGGTtgtatggggagcgttgctgcacagctattttcaggtttctccaaagatgttcgatagggttcaagtctgggcactggctgggccactcaaggacattcagagacttgtcacgaagccaccCCTGTGTTGCCTttgctgtgtgctttgggtcgttgtcctgttggaaggtgaaactggaacactgtcagagtgaccattgggttctttgtcacctccttgaccaaagcccttctccccagattgcttagattggcggccagctctaggaagagtctatgTGGTTCCGAACTTCttgcatttaagaatgatggagtcaactgttcttggggaccttcaatgctacagacattttgcgggacccttccccagatctgtgcctagacacaatcctgtctcggagctctaccgacaattccttcgacctcatggcttggttttagctctgtcatgcactgtcaacagtgggaccttatatagacaggtgtgtgcctttccaaatcatgtccaatcaattgaatttaccacaggtggactccaattaagttgaagaaacatctcaaggatgaccaatggaaacagaatgcacctgagttcaatttcgagtctcatagcaaagcgtCTGAATAATTaggtaaataagttatttctgtttgttattttaatacatttgcaaatattcctaaaaacttgttttcgcaTCGTCATTATGGAGAATTgcgtgtagatttatgaggatttttttattttttattttttttgaataaggctgtgatgtaacaaaatgtggaaaaagtcaaggcgtctgaataatttccaaatacactgtacatatatCCTACTTggacaccctctcccctctcctacttgGACACAGGGCTCTTCTCACAGGCTTTACTTCCGTATGTGGGAGCATTGCGAACTGTATGTTGGGATTTTGACCCAATTATATGTAAATTGCATAACACAGCAGCTTTTCGTCATCTTTTGTTACAGTATTTCTTTATAACAAAAAAATCAACAACGAAGTTGGCTCTTTTACACTGGGGTCAATGAGAAATAATGTGTGGGCGTGGTCGAGGAGAATTCCTTATTATTATGTCAATATCGACTCAGAGTATTTCATCTagacattatttttgtcttatcaTATTACCCAAACAGCCCAACACCCATCCTCCTCCATGGAAATACACCAGTCCCCTCCTCAGGCCCAGTGAACCAGTCGTGGGCTCATACACTCTGACTGGCACCTCAGAGAAGGTCAGGTCTTTCACACGTAGGCCTGGGGGAACTGGTCTAATACGGACCAGGAACCGTCTTCTGAACCACCTGGTGAACCTGACCTGATGACACAGACCCAGACGGTCCAGGATACGGCCCTGACAAGACAGAGAAGGGAGGGCATATCTTGTTAAAGGACTAATAcattgtatgcagctttattcaGGTGGCTTAGCCTATAGCCGATCTTAGAAATAAGGTCAACACGAACCATTGTGAGCTGGAATATTTTTCAATTACAACAATATAGCCTTTCTTGTTGCTTGCAAATTATGCTACAATGAATTCAACAGCTCAGTTAATTTTAAGGAGTCTCTTCACACTTAATAAACATTGCAGAAATACGGTCTGCGATTCAAATGTAAACTTGAATACTTGCTACGTCTCAACCACTACCCCCAGAGGATGCGCACAACACTCATCTGACAGTTGCCCACATTGATGCAGTGCAGTGTATACAGAATTGTCTTGATGAGACAACACTCCAACTGTATACACAGTACTTTTTCCTAATATTTGAAACTTATTTTGAGTTTTTACCTAAAATtgcagtaacagcctgttacTTTCTGAAATAGTGACAGTAGCTGCCGGCTGCACTGAGCCACGTTAAACTATGGAAGCCCATCCCCAACATATATATAACTGTGTTGGATCATACAACTAGGATATGTTTTTTCATTTGTAACATTGTGTGGTGATTTCAGAGGTGGTACCACAGGTCCCAGATTAGTTGGGGGATTGTTTTAATGCGGCACAGATTTTTTTCTGATCTGGTAGTAGGCTAACTTAACCAACTCCAGACCATAGTTGTAGAGTATGACATAGTCAAAAATAAGCTGTAAACATAATATTTTTTAAAAGTTTTAGatgggctatgatgggaccagATCATTTTCTAATCAGGTCATACAGTAAAAAATAATCCTGGATCTAGGGAGGAT
Proteins encoded in this region:
- the LOC135542037 gene encoding arylacetamide deacetylase-like 4, with protein sequence MDISTAILIIGFAAVIAAFFLLVIGLMYSEMMNSDIPQGVANRGKLHVVHGLFVGISIVGRILDRLGLCHQVRFTRWFRRRFLVRIRPVPPGLRVKDLTFSEVPVRVYEPTTGSLGLRRGLVYFHGGGWVLGCLDTADDVCRHIAKEAETTVISVGYRLAPEHRYPTQLDDCDAATCHFLSVAEAEFGVDPGRVAVGGDSAGGNLAAALCQRLAKRKDGHLLSPCAQVLIYPALQMADFNLPSYQQNHAVPILFRGRVAFYFLQYLNGDTSVCQDLLEGNHIPAEMRLAFKEWLSPEHLPPECKVRGELQQVHSALDYKGEVYHIIKDGLDPEVSPLLAEDAVIRLTPPAFILTCEYDVLRDDGILYRKRLLDLGLDVTWHHVPDGFHGLVDFFKKGWLTFPSATQAINSIVSYVKTL